Within Vannielia litorea, the genomic segment GCCATATTTCGACGGTTGGGAGAGGTCGATCTGATAGGTGACGCCGTCGATGATGTCGAAGTTGTAGCTGGGGAAATCGGGGTTCAGCAGGATCGCGTCGGCGCTGCCGGGGTCGATCTGGTTGAACATGCCCGCAGACCGCTCGAGCCAGTCCTTGACCGTTGCGCCGTCGATCAGCACGGCGCGGACGGTGTTGGGGTAGAGGTACAGGTCGGCCACGTTCTTGATGGCGACGGCACCGGGCGCGACATCGGTGTAGTACTCCGGCCCGCCACGGCCACCGGCCTTGAAGGGGGCGGCGGCGGAGAGGATCGGCAGGCCCTCCCACTCGGTGCCCTGCATCATCTGCTCGATATACCAGGTCTGGGCGTTGGACACGACCTGCACGGAAGGGTCGTCGGCCACCAGCGCGAAGTAGCTGTGCAGCGGCACGGTGGTGGTGCCGACGGCGCGGCGTACGTATTCCAGCGTGGCCTCGTGCTCGGCCTTCACAGAGTCGAGCACGGCCTGGTCGTCCTCGACCAGCGCGGTGATGGAGCGGTCCTCGTTGCGCTTGGAGATGGGGCGGGCCTCGGCGGTGTGGCCGGTGACGCGCCAGCCGGAGCCGTCCTTCTCGAGCATCAGGTCGATGAGCCCGAGGTGGGAGCCCCAGAAACCGCCCATGACGGCGGGTTTGCCGTGGATCGTGCCGGCGGCGGCATCGACGGCGGCATAGTCGGCGTAGGTGTCGGAGGGGAAGACGAGGTGGCTGTGGCCGGTCATCACGCAGTCGATGCCGTCGATGGCGGCGAGCGGGACGGAGGCGTTTTCCATCATCTCGGTCTCGTCCGCCGAGCCGATGCCGGAGTGGGACAGGGCGATGACGATATCGGCCCCGGCCTCGCGCATCTCGGGCACGTACTTGCGGGCCGAGGCCAAGATGTCGCGCGCCTCGACGTTGCCCTCGAGGTGCTTGCGATCCCAGTTCATGACCTGGGGCGGGACGAAGCCGATGATGCCGATCCGGATGGGATGCTTCTCGCCGGCGCCGTCGATGAGCTCGCGATCGAGGATGACGTAGGGCTCCAGCAGGGTCTCGCCGCCGCCGGGCTTGACGATGTTGGCGCAGACCACAGGGTAGCCCGCCCCGGCCAGCGCCTTGGTTAGGAACTCGAGCCCGTAGTTGAACTCGTGGTTGCCCAGCGTCGAGACCTCGATGCCGACGGTGTTCATGGCGGTGATGACGGGGTGGCTGTCGCCCTCCTTCATCCCGCGTTCGTAGGCGATGTAATCGCCCATCGGGTTGCCTTGCAGGAAGTCGCCGTTGTCGAGCAGGAGCGAGTTGGTGGCCTCGGCCCGGATCTCGGCCACGATGGAGGCGGTGCGGGACAGGCCCAGCGTATCGACGGGCTTGTCGGCGTAGTAGTCGTAGGGCCAGACGTGCACGTGCAGGTCGGTGGTTTCCATCAGGCGGAGGTGGGCCTGACCAGCCTGGGCGCGGGCGGAGAAGGGGTGCAGCAGGATGAAGCTGCCGGCCGCGGTGGATGCCAGAAAGCTGCGGCGGTTGAGTTGTCGGGGCATGGGAGCGTCCTCTCGGTTGGGTTTTGCGCCCGGTTTGCCCGGGTCGTGTAAAACTGGCGTGTCAGCCGCGCAGGCCGGTCTCCTCGAGCAGGCCGAGGCGCTTGGCCTCATAGTAGTAGCCGCGAGCATACCAGCCAATGGCGCTGTCGATATCGCCACCCGAGACGATCCAGGCGCCCTTCAGATACTTGCCCGCGTATTTGAGGTTGGTCTCGGCATCGAGCAGGTCGGACGGCGCGCCGCGAAAGCCCATGGTGCGGGCGGTCTGTGGCAGAATCTGCATGAGGCCGTAGTAGGGGCCGTTGCGGGCGGCCGGGTTATGGGTGCTCTCGCGGATGCAGACCCGGTGGATCAGCTCGGCGGGCATGTCGTGGATCACGGCGTATTTGTTGATCAGCGCGCGCAGCTCGGGCGTTTCTTGCGGGTAGAGCGGCGGGTTGAACGGGCCACGGGCGGGCGTGTCGGGCTCTGGGCCATCGCCGCATGCAGCGAGAGGCAGGGCGGCGAGGAGGGCGAGAAAGGATCTGCGAGTCGTCATGTGGGGAGCGTGGCAGGCCGCGCGCAGCTTGGCGAGAGGTGCCGAAGCGACACAGGGGAAATTCGCCGAAGAGTGGCAGGGCCGGGTTGCCGCATTTCTGCCCCAATTGGGATGCTGGGATACCCCTCCAACGACTCGCGGAACGGGAGCAGGCAGATGGGGCAGCACGGCACGGTTGAAGCCTTTTTCAAGGCGGGGCCACACGACGGTGGTGCCTGCCTCGCGGAATGGCTGGCCGGGCAGAACCAAGAGGTCTGGGCTCACGTGATCCGCGGCCTGGAGGGCCAGTGGGCCACGGCGGAGGGACGGGTGCTGGAGTGGATGGTGGGGCGGCGCGAGTTGGACCGCTCCAACGCGGTGCGCCTGTTCTGGAGCCTGTTCAACCCCGAAGTCTGGATGGGAACGCGCGAGGATGCACGGCTGGCGGCGGCGATGGCGCGGTTGGCGGAGCGGTTCGGCGCCGGGTTCTATACCGTGCAGGCGCTGGAGATCACGCGGGCGGAGGCCTTCTGCTTTCGCCACAGGTTGCGGCGTATGCTGCGCCGGGCCCGCGGGGAGGGTTGGAGCGAGAGCGGGGCACTGGTGAGCATTCCCGAAGCCTTCGTGCGGCCGATGCGCGGATTGCCGGTGGGCGACCAGCCGGCGCTGCATCCGTCGCGCAGCCTGACGGGCGAGGAGCGACGGGCGGCGGAGGGCCTTGGCGCGGGGTTGATGGTGGCCGGGCGGGCCGTGATGACGCGCCGGAGGCGCGAGGCATGGCGCGGCTGGGTCAAGCTGCGTGTCTTGCAGGGCGCGGCGCTGGCCGGTTGTGCGGCGGCGGCGACCGGGAGCTGGATGTTTCTGACCCAGGACATGCGCCAGATGCTGGCGATGGTCGGCTACTGAGCCTCACGCGGCGGCGAATGTGACCGTGGTCACAAATGCCTGTGGCGAATGAAAAAGGCCGCTCCCGGGGGAGCGGCCTTCTGGATTCTCTTGCCTGTCGAAGGACTTACTTGTCGTCCTCGTCGCCTTCGGCGTCCTCGACAGCCTGGGCGGCGGGCGAGGGCTCGTCACCGAAGTCGTCGTTGGCGGCCTGGCCGATGTCATCGAACAGCTCGGCGATCTCGAATTCGGCGGCGGCCTCCTCTTCGGCGGCCAGCTCCTGGATCGACTTGCCGGAGGCCTGAAGCTCGGCTTCCTCGGTCGAACGGGCGACGTTGAGGATGATGGTCACCTCCACCTCGGGGTGCAGGTTGACGTGAACCTCGTGCAGACCGAGCTCCTTGATCGGACGGGCGAGCGCGACCTGGCGCTTGTCGATCGAGAAGCCCTCGGCGGTGGCGGCATCGGCGGCGTCACGCGGGGTGACGGAGCCGTAGAGCGCACCGGCGTCGGAGGCGGAGCGAATCACGACGAATTGCTGACCGGCGAGCTTTTCGGCGAGGGCGTCGGCCTCTTTTTTGGTCTCCAGGTTGCGGGCCTCGAGCTGGGCCTTCTCGCCCTCGAAGCGGGCGATGTTGGCCTCGTTGGCGCGCAGGGCCTTGCCCTGGGGCAGGAGATAGTTGCGGGCGTAGCCCTCTTTGACGTTCACGACTTCGCCCATCTGGCCAAGTTTGGCGACACGTTCCAGCAGGATGATTTGCATTGCGATCTCTCCTTACTTCACGGCGTAGGGGAGCAGGGCGAGGAAGCGGGCGCGTTTGATGGCGCGGGCCAGTTCACGCTGCTTCTTGGCGCTGACGGCGGTGATACGGGAGGGCACGATCTTGCCACGCTCGGAGATGTAGCGCTGGAGCAGGCGGGTGTCCTTGTAGTCGATGGCGGGCGCGTTCTCACCAGAGAACGGGCAGACCTTGCGACGGCGGAAAAACGGTTTGGTAGCCATGGCTTACTGTCCTTTTCTCAGGTTGCGGATCAACGGCGCTCGCGGCGCGGCTCGCGCTCGTCACGCTTCTGCATCTGGGCCGAGGGGCCCTCTTCGTGGGCGTCGACCTTGATGGTCAGAACGCGCATCACGTCGTCATGCAGGCGCATCAGGCGCTCCATCTCCTGCACGGCGCCGGCGGGCGCGTCGGTGCGCAGGTAGGCGTAGTGCCCCTTGCGGTTCTTGTTGATCTTGTAGGCCATGGTCTTCACGCCCCAGTACTCGTGCTCGACGACCTTGCCGCCGTTGTCACCGAGGACGGAGGAGAAGTGTTCGATCAGGCCCTCGGCCTGGGCGCCGGACAGATCCTGGCGCGAAATGAAGACATGCTCGTAGAGCGGCATGTGGCAGTTCCCTTTTGTTTCGAGCGGGCTTCAAAGCCGGGCCTCACGTCTCTTCGCGGCCCGGGCACGAGTGGCTCCGCTGTGAGTTGGTGTGCGAAGAGATGGGGCCTTTTACACGAGCGCAGGCCGGTTGCAAGCCTCGTGGCGGCCAAGGGGCTGTTGCGGAAAGGACTCGCGCACGGGCAATGCGCCATGGGAGCTGACAATTTGCCTTAAAATCGCCGGGCCGGGCGGCATCATGAGGTCAACACGGGCGCACGACCCGGGCAGAGACAGGCAGAGCTATGGTTTCGATCGACAGGCATTCACGCGGCGAGGGGCTGCGGATCACCGAACGGCTGGGCGGCTATGTCCTGGCGGAAGACGGCGAGATCGCGCCGGGGCAGGCGATGGGGCGGCTGTTCGGGGTCAGTCTCATCGTGGCCGGGCTGGGGCTTCTGGTGCTGCCGGTGGGCGTGGCGATGGTGACCAAGGTCGTGATCGTCGCGGGCCTCGTGGTGACGGGCGGGATCTTTGCCGCGCGTGGCGGGGCGGCTGAGCGCATGGAGCTCGAGGTGGACCTGGAGAAGCGGCTGCTGCGGCGCCGGCGCTTGTGCGGTTCGGGACGGGCGCAACTGGTGGCGCAATGGAGCTTCGACGCGATCTCGGGGATCGACGTGGAAGGCGAGACCGGGCGGGGTGCGCTCTTCGTGCAGTCGGGCGGCCGCAAGGGTGCGGTACTGCGCGGCGCGCCGGAGGCGCTGCGAGATGCGGCGCGGCGGATTGGGGCGGACCTGCTGC encodes:
- a CDS encoding bifunctional 2',3'-cyclic-nucleotide 2'-phosphodiesterase/3'-nucleotidase; amino-acid sequence: MPRQLNRRSFLASTAAGSFILLHPFSARAQAGQAHLRLMETTDLHVHVWPYDYYADKPVDTLGLSRTASIVAEIRAEATNSLLLDNGDFLQGNPMGDYIAYERGMKEGDSHPVITAMNTVGIEVSTLGNHEFNYGLEFLTKALAGAGYPVVCANIVKPGGGETLLEPYVILDRELIDGAGEKHPIRIGIIGFVPPQVMNWDRKHLEGNVEARDILASARKYVPEMREAGADIVIALSHSGIGSADETEMMENASVPLAAIDGIDCVMTGHSHLVFPSDTYADYAAVDAAAGTIHGKPAVMGGFWGSHLGLIDLMLEKDGSGWRVTGHTAEARPISKRNEDRSITALVEDDQAVLDSVKAEHEATLEYVRRAVGTTTVPLHSYFALVADDPSVQVVSNAQTWYIEQMMQGTEWEGLPILSAAAPFKAGGRGGPEYYTDVAPGAVAIKNVADLYLYPNTVRAVLIDGATVKDWLERSAGMFNQIDPGSADAILLNPDFPSYNFDIIDGVTYQIDLSQPSKYGPKGEPLNPDANRIVNLQFNGQPIDPAQQFVVATNNYRAEGGGSFPGADGSTIIFEGPDTNRDVIVRYIVEQGEIAPAADANWTFAPLEGTTVLFETGPKAADYAASVKGVTIEPAGDGADGFAAFRITL
- a CDS encoding lytic transglycosylase domain-containing protein; protein product: MTTRRSFLALLAALPLAACGDGPEPDTPARGPFNPPLYPQETPELRALINKYAVIHDMPAELIHRVCIRESTHNPAARNGPYYGLMQILPQTARTMGFRGAPSDLLDAETNLKYAGKYLKGAWIVSGGDIDSAIGWYARGYYYEAKRLGLLEETGLRG
- the rplI gene encoding 50S ribosomal protein L9, yielding MQIILLERVAKLGQMGEVVNVKEGYARNYLLPQGKALRANEANIARFEGEKAQLEARNLETKKEADALAEKLAGQQFVVIRSASDAGALYGSVTPRDAADAATAEGFSIDKRQVALARPIKELGLHEVHVNLHPEVEVTIILNVARSTEEAELQASGKSIQELAAEEEAAAEFEIAELFDDIGQAANDDFGDEPSPAAQAVEDAEGDEDDK
- the rpsR gene encoding 30S ribosomal protein S18, which codes for MATKPFFRRRKVCPFSGENAPAIDYKDTRLLQRYISERGKIVPSRITAVSAKKQRELARAIKRARFLALLPYAVK
- the rpsF gene encoding 30S ribosomal protein S6, with translation MPLYEHVFISRQDLSGAQAEGLIEHFSSVLGDNGGKVVEHEYWGVKTMAYKINKNRKGHYAYLRTDAPAGAVQEMERLMRLHDDVMRVLTIKVDAHEEGPSAQMQKRDEREPRRERR